A stretch of the Acyrthosiphon pisum isolate AL4f chromosome A2, pea_aphid_22Mar2018_4r6ur, whole genome shotgun sequence genome encodes the following:
- the LOC100573526 gene encoding THAP domain-containing protein 5-like yields MPVACAAYGCSNRRKPDGGLSFFEFPLGNPELLKQWLQAMKIKQFTPSQYSKICSEHFLCSDILDRPGTYKKHLKPDAVPTVFPAMPSYYQPIPKKPRRIVQRTIPKEVTVLRSNENHKVMSSINENNTEVENCTSVSTENQNLTESDVSDQGIEMVKMEPSKETGEPMEVEKPSIVNNNHLNKKKHSQPSMSSPEPNDVKNNGSNKRRKKYNLRSDALESLELQVPPTLGELPQCIIHISENGQNLHVFSWKTNKNYLSY; encoded by the exons ATGCCAGTTGCCTGTGCAGCTTATGGCTGTAGTAATAGGCGTAAACCTGATGGCGGGTTGTCATTTTTTGA gtTTCCTTTGGGCAATCCTGAGCTATTAAAACAGTGGTTACAggcaatgaaaataaaacaatttactcCTTCACAATATTCCAAAATTTgtagtgaacattttttatgtagtGACATTTTAGATAGACCTGGTACgtacaaaaaacatttaaaaccagATGCTGTTCCGACTGTATTTCCTGCTATGCCTTCATATTACCAACCAATTCCTAAAAAGCCTAGACGTATAGTTCAACGTACAATACCAAAAGAAGTCACTGTATTGAGAAGTAATGAGAACCATAAAGTTATGTCatcaattaatgaaaataacactgaagttgaaaattgtacAAGTGTATCAACTGAAAATCAAAACCTTACTGAGTCAGATGTTAGTGATCAAGGCATTGAGA TGGTAAAAATGGAACCAAGTAAAGAAACAGGTGAACCTATGGAAGTAGAAAAGCCAtccattgttaataataatcatcttaataaaaagaaacattcTCAACCAAGTA TGTCATCACCAGAACCTAATGATGTTAAGAACAATGGGAGTAATAAGAGGCGTAAGAAATACAATTTACGCAGTGATGCCTTAGAATCTTTGGAATTACAAGTTCCCCCTACTTTAGGTGAGTTACCccaatgtataatacatatatcagAAAATGGACAAAATCTCCATGTATTTTCttggaaaacaaataaaaattatctatcCTACTAG
- the LOC100166057 gene encoding piwi-like protein Siwi, translating to MDPNPPRRARGRARGGYPPPSNQIGQPGGPPPNQSGQPHGSRPAQTPPSGPQVRNMPGKSGPQSVEQVTNGIGNMKTEDAPIPIGRRAVRSRQPIENIYYRLERPESSTSSDGKLGKGGQAIQLTSNYFPITTYTDWSLYQYRVDFNPVQDRINIKRGLLTAHKKLLGAYIFDGSMLFSSKKYKPATLELASKQNFGDDIVIITIKFTQIIEKGDHASIQVFNLLIRKALMNLNLSLVGRNYYDDKAKIIIPKHSLQLWPGYETTIAMYDSGLLLRTEISTKIMREETVLDFLKECAESRSRDPQWMVKFKMGVVGSTVLTRYNNKTYRIDDVDEKSNTRSTFKKKDGSSISYIDYYREKHKINLSNHQQPMLVSKKKKSFQIEGDECELVYLVPELCTLTGLTQRMRDNRFLMTDLAVYTKAGPSERICKYNSFINRVLTTPKSVDLLSQWNLTLSNKLVTFNGRVLTQETLQGNQMKYPAGNAADWTTTLRSAPMFTCAGIKRWAVIGPQSNGGQVRLFIKTLLTVAKKMSFNLPPPEIVDLDISNMRLYTTTLDQVINQMNPSFILCIINRNDHYNVIKRQLCIDRAVPSQVVLMRQMEKNNISVCTNIVIQINCKLGGAPWRVVIPEKGMMIVGFDVCHDKQNKNKSYGALVATMNDSHTAYFSCVQPHESGQELSSYFAMSIAKALNKYRSKNKELPKSIIIYRDGVGDGHLSYVHRTEVDMLKKTCKDFYGEKKVGMAFIIVKKGISTRFFCSNPKNYQNPPPGTVIDNTVTDPSMYDFYLVSQHVTQGTVTPTHYNVIVDTLNETTATNITPAVMQKLTYKLTHMYYNWSGTVRVPALCQLAHKLAFLTGQSLQSRANPGLEDLLYFL from the exons atgGATCCTAATCCACCAAGGCGTGCGAGAGGTCGGGCTCGTGGGGGATATCCTCCTCCTTCTAATCAAATAGGACAACCAGGAGGACCTCCTCCTAACCAATCAGGACAACCACATGGATCTCGACCAGCACAGACACCACCATCCGGGCCACAAGTTAGAAATATGCCAGGCAAATCTGGTCCACAAAGt GTTGAACAAGTAACAAATGGAATAGGAAACATGAAAACAG AAGATGCACCAATTCCAATTGGTCGAAGAGCAGTTCGTAGTCGCCAacctatagaaaatatatactataggttaGAGAGACCAGAATCGTCAACATCTAGTGATGGAAAACTAG GTAAAGGTGGACAAGCTATTCAGTTAACATCCAATTATTTTCCGATAACCACTTATACAGATTGGAGTTTATATCAGTATCGAGTTGACTTTAATCCAGTACAAGATAGGATAAACATTAAAAGAGGCCTATTGACCGCACACAAAAAACTTTTAGGAGCATATATTTTTGATGGATCAATGTTGTTTAgtagcaaaaaatataaaccagcC acTTTAGAGCTGGcatcaaaacaaaattttggtgatgacatagtaataataactataaaatttactCAAATCATTGAAAAGGGAGATCATGCTTCTAtccaagtttttaatttattgatacgTAAAGCCTTAATGAACTTAAATCTGTCACTGGttggaagaaattattatgacgATAAAGCCAaa ATCATTATACCAAAGCATAGTCTTCAACTTTGGCCTGGTTATGAGACTACTATTGCAATGTATGATAGTGGTCTATTATTACGGACagaaatttcaacaaaaatcaTGAGAGAAGAGacagttttagattttttaaaagaatgTGCTGAAAGTAGAAGCAGAGACCCTCAATGGATG gttaaatttaaaatggggGTGGTCGGTAGTACAGTTCTGACGcgttataataacaaaacttaCCGAATTGATGACGTAGACGAAAAATCAAATACCCGATCAACATTTAAGAAGAAAGATGGATCGAGTATATCTTACATTGACTATTATAGAGAA aaacataaaataaacctgAGCAATCATCAACAACCAATGTTGgtgtcaaagaaaaaaaaatcatttcaaattGAAGGTGATGAATGTGAGCTGGTCTACTTAGTTCCTGAATTGTGTACTTTGACTGGATTAACTCAAAGAATGAG AGATAATCGTTTTCTCATGACTGATTTGGCGGTGTATACAAAAGCAGGTCCCAGTGAAAGAATATGCAAGtataacagttttataaatCGAGTTCTTACTACACccaag TCTGTAGATTTATTATCACAATGGAACTTGACATTGAGTAACAAACTCGTTACATTTAATGGTCGTGTATTAACCCAAGAAACACTGCAAGGAAATCAAATGAAATATCCAGCTGGTAATGCAGCTGATTGGACAACTACCTTACGTTCTGCACCCATGTTCACTTGTGCTGGAATAAAACGTTGGGCAGTAATAGGTCCACAATCGAATGGTGGTCAAGTTAGACTATTCATCAAGACTCTACTTACAGTTGCAAAAAAAATGTCGTTTAATTTACCACCACCTGAAAT agttgATTTAGATATTTCAAATATGAGACTGTATACAACTACTTTGGATCAAGTAATAAATCAAATGAATccatcatttattttatgcatcaTCAATCGTAATGATCACTACAATGTCATTAAAAGACAACTTTGTATCGATCGAGCAG tgccCTCTCAAGTAGTGTTGATGAgacaaatggaaaaaaataacatttcagTATGTACCAATATAGTTATACAAATCAATTGTAAGCTCGGTGGAGCACCTTGGCGTGTTGTTATTCCTGAAAAG GGTATGATGATTGTTGGATTTGACGTCTGCCacgataaacaaaataaaaataaatcttatggTGCATTAGTAGCGACAATGAATGATAGCCACACTGCTTACTTCAGCTGTGTTCAACCACATGAAAGTGGTCAGGAACTTTCAAGCTATTTTGCAATGAGTATTGcta aggctttaaataaatatagatccAAAAATAAAGAGCTCCCAAAAAGCATAATTATATACAGAGATGGTGTGGGTGATGGACATTTATCATATGTCCATCGAACTGAAGTTGATATGTTAAAG aaaACTTGTAAAGATTTCTACGGAGAGAAAAAAGTTGGAATGGCATTTATTATAGTCAAAAAAGGAATCAGTACAAGATTTTTTTGTAGCAAtcctaaaaattatcaaaatccccCCCCTGGAACAGTGATTGATAATACTGTCACTGACCCatctat GTATGATTTTTACCTGGTCTCTCAACATGTAACACAGGGTACAGTTACCCCAACTCACTATAATGTTATTGTAGATACTCTCAATGAAACTACTGCTACCAATATTACGCCCGCAGTTATGCAAAAACTAACCTATAAGTTGACTCACATGTACTATAATTGGtcg GGTACAGTGAGAGTTCCTGCCCTATGTCAACTGGCACACAAATTAGCATTTTTGACTGGACAGTCACTCCAAAGTCGTGCAAATCCTGGTTTGGAggatttactatattttttataa